A genomic segment from Burkholderia plantarii encodes:
- a CDS encoding LysR substrate-binding domain-containing protein produces the protein MKNIEQLSNDPPLRAVRAFEAFARLGSVTAAAAELDITPSAVSHQLQLLDAFILTPLTVREGRALVLTDEGRDYYRSISAAFSVLRSATGFVRDRSSLRQITISLIPLFGIGWFVPRLHRFLEANTDVDVTVLYANHRNYRSDASDLSIRFGAGDWAGYRCEKLLPGAMVPVCSAGFRRRFGPFRKPADLAAVPLVHDEDRSTWVNWLRGAGVRNVPPVVGPMFEDGQLTLSAIRAGLGAGLMRAPLIEAELASGEVVQLFDSALDDGRDYYLCSRVDADLPDGARRLAEWLRETAAASMRRLAAAGERR, from the coding sequence ATGAAAAATATCGAACAATTGTCGAACGATCCTCCGTTGCGCGCGGTGCGCGCCTTCGAGGCGTTCGCGCGGCTGGGCTCGGTCACGGCCGCGGCGGCCGAACTCGACATCACGCCGTCGGCGGTCAGCCATCAGCTGCAGCTGCTCGACGCGTTCATCCTGACGCCGCTGACGGTGCGCGAGGGCCGCGCGCTGGTACTGACCGACGAAGGCCGCGACTACTACCGCTCGATCAGCGCGGCGTTCTCGGTGCTGCGCAGCGCGACCGGCTTCGTGCGCGATCGCTCGTCGCTGCGCCAGATCACGATCAGCCTGATTCCGCTGTTCGGCATCGGCTGGTTCGTGCCGCGGCTGCACCGCTTCCTGGAGGCGAACACCGACGTCGACGTGACCGTGCTCTACGCCAACCACCGCAACTATCGCAGCGACGCGTCGGATCTCTCGATCCGCTTCGGCGCCGGCGACTGGGCCGGCTATCGCTGCGAGAAGCTGCTGCCGGGCGCGATGGTGCCGGTCTGCAGCGCGGGATTCCGGCGCCGCTTCGGGCCGTTCCGCAAGCCGGCCGACCTCGCCGCGGTGCCGCTCGTGCATGACGAGGACCGCAGCACCTGGGTGAACTGGCTGCGCGGCGCGGGCGTGCGCAACGTGCCGCCGGTGGTCGGGCCGATGTTCGAGGACGGGCAGCTGACCCTGAGCGCGATCCGCGCGGGGCTCGGCGCGGGGCTGATGCGCGCGCCGCTGATCGAGGCGGAGCTGGCGAGCGGCGAAGTCGTGCAGCTGTTCGACAGCGCGCTCGACGACGGCCGCGACTACTACCTGTGCAGCCGCGTGGACGCGGACCTGCCGGACGGCGCGCGGCGCCTCGCCGAATGGCTGCGGGAGACGGCGGCCGCATCGATGCGGCGCCTCGCGGCGGCGGGGGAAAGGCGTTGA